One Bufo gargarizans isolate SCDJY-AF-19 chromosome 4, ASM1485885v1, whole genome shotgun sequence DNA window includes the following coding sequences:
- the LOC122935541 gene encoding ankyrin repeat domain-containing protein 9-like, giving the protein MKDIQLDYIQPSDIFHLAIKNREPVWKLESLRAQVYFDWEVDPEDRRYSPSSGLFYAVIHNNIQYARYLLSHFPKDSIKVPGFKRDQCPRYAFHLGLAITYNRQKILSMIIETCQKDPVLQSYINLEIFFYPMEGKTPLHLACELLRSDLVLTLLCHGASSRADDLGQTPMDVILTHLWSSKDNMKPKIQCLDYLLLFTLPGRLQMSRTLQENREYWETLLGDDIYNYLLGLRPAPLGLMSMKKVLQQLPPSKFLISIQQLPIPQSMKNRFTLGY; this is encoded by the coding sequence ATGAAGGACATCCAGTTGGACTACATCCAACCATCGGACATTTTTCATTTGGCTATCAAGAACCGTGAGCCTGTGTGGAAGCTGGAGAGCCTGAGAGCTCAAGTCTATTTTGACTGGGAAGTTGACCCCGAAGACCGGAGATACTCACCCTCCAGTGGCCTTTTCTATGCTGTGATTCACAACAATATCCAGTATGCTCGATACCTTTTGTCGCACTTCCCTAAGGATTCCATCAAAGTTCCAGGATTTAAACGTGACCAGTGTCCACGTTATGCATTTCATCTGGGTTTGGCCATCACCTACAACCGCCAGAAAATCCTATCCATGATTATTGAGACTTGTCAAAAAGATCCTGTTCTCCAATCCTACATAAACTTAGAGATTTTCTTCTATCCGATGGAAGGGAAGACTCCTCTTCATCTGGCCTGTGAACTTCTCAGATCAGATCTTGTCTTAACTTTGCTATGCCACGGTGCTTCATCCAGAGCTGATGACCTGGGACAGACGCCGATGGATGTCATATTGACCCATCTATGGAGCTCAAAGGACAACATGAAACCAAAGATCCAGTGTTTAGATTACCTCCTGCTCTTCACACTGCCCGGAAGATTACAAATGAGCAGAACTTTGCAGGAGAATAGGGAATACTGGGAGACGTTACTGGGAGATGACATTTACAATTACTTGTTGGGGCTAAGGCCAGCTCCTTTAGGCTTGATGTCCATGAAGAAGGTTCTGCAGCAATTACCGCCATCAAAATTTCTGATATCTATTCAACAACTTCCCATCCCTCAAAGCATGAAGAACAGGTTCACCCTTGGATATTAG